The following coding sequences lie in one Spinacia oleracea cultivar Varoflay chromosome 1, BTI_SOV_V1, whole genome shotgun sequence genomic window:
- the LOC110786842 gene encoding uncharacterized protein, with protein MAAQSLLSSSFNFKGDEHGFRVCKSKSKPLHFVKVSSGHKVRAQAATNADSRGIEIPKHWYNIIADLSVKPAPPLNPRTFEPVKPEDLAPLFPEELIKQEVSSERFIEIPEEVLDVYSLWRPTPLIRAKRLEKLLGTPARIYYKYEGVSPAGSHKPNSAVPQAWYNAQEGVKKIVTETGAGQWGSALAFACSIFNLDCEVWQVRASYDSKPYRKLMMQTWGAKVHPSPSELTEAGRRILESDPLSPGSLGIAISEAVEVAAKNPDTKYCLGSVLNHVLLHQTVIGEECIKQMEAFGETPDVIIGCTGGGSNFGGLCFPFIREKLSGKMNPLIRAVEPTACPSLTKGVFAYDYGDTAGMTPLLKMHTLGHDFIPDPIHAGGLRYHGMAPLISHAYELGLMEAVAIPQTECFQGAIQFARSEGLIPAPEPTHAIAAVIREALHCKETGESKVILMAMCGHGHFDLPAYDNFLQGNLVDLSFSEEKIRESLSKVPQIVS; from the exons ATGGCAGCTCAATCTCTTCTTTCTtcaagcttcaacttcaaag GTGATGAACATGGCTTCAGGGTTTGTAAATCGAAGAGTAAGCCATTGCACTTTGTGAAGGTTTCCTCTGGCCATAAAGTAAGAGCACAGGCTGCTACGAATGCTGATTCGAGAGGAATTGAAATCCCAAAACATTGGTACAATATAATTGCTGATCTTTCCGTTAAACCTGCTCCGCCCCTAAATCCTCGTACTTTTGAGCCTGTTAAACCTGAGGATTTGGCACCCCTCTTCCCAGAAGAGTTGATCAAGCAAGAAGTGAGCAGCGAAAGATTTATTGAAATACCCGAAGAGGTTCTTGATGTTTATAGCTTATGGAGACCAACTCCTCTAATCag AGCTAAGAGATTGGAGAAGCTCCTTGGAACTCCTGCAAGGATTTATTACAAGTATGAAGGTGTTAGCCCTGCAGGATCTCATAAACCTAACAGTGCAGTGCCACAAGCTTGGTATAACGCGCAAGAAGGTGTCAAAAAAATTGTGACTGAAACTGGAGCTGGTCAATGGGGTAGTGCCCTTGCCTTTGCTTGCAGCATATTCAACCTAGACTGTGAG GTGTGGCAAGTTCGTGCCTCGTATGACTCAAAACCTTATAGGAAACTGATGATGCAAACATGGGGTGCCAAGGTTCATCCATCACCATCTGAGTTAACTGAGGCAGGCCGTAGAATTCTCGAATCAGATCCTTTGAGCCCTGGTAGTCTAGGAATAGCAATATCAGAAGCTGTAGAGGTTGCTGCCAAAAATCCCGATACAAAATACTGTCTAGGAAGTGTGCTTAACCATGTCCTGCTACACCAGACTGTTATAGGCGAGGAATGCATAAAACAGATGGAAGCATTTGGTGAGACCCCCGATGTGATTATTGGGTGTACTGGTGGAGGGTCCAACTTTGGAGGGTTATGTTTCCCTTTTATTAGAGAAAAGCTGAGTGGTAAAATGAATCCTCTCATAAGAGCTGTTGAGCCTACTGCTTGCCCTTCCTTAACCAAAGGCGTTTTTGCTTATGACTATGGGGATACGGCTGGGATGACTCCATTGCTGAAGATGCATACTCTTGGTCATGATTTCATTCCAGATCCTATTCATGCTG GTGGACTGCGTTACCATGGTATGGCACCACTGATTTCACATGCATATGAATTGGGTTTGATGGAAGCGGTGGCTATTCCGCAAACTGAATGCTTCCAAG GAGCCATTCAATTTGCAAGGTCTGAAGGACTGATCCCCGCACCAGAACCAACTCATGCCATAGCTGCTGTAATCAGGGAAGCTCTCCATTGCAAAGAGACGGGAGAATCCAAAGTAATTCTGATGGCAATGTGTGGACATGGCCACTTTGACTTACCAGCTTACGACAACTTTTTACAAGGAAATTTGGTCGATCTGTCCTTTTCCGAGGAGAAAATACGAGAATCACTTTCCAAAGTCCCCCAAATTGTGTCTTGA
- the LOC110786844 gene encoding uncharacterized protein has protein sequence MYVTRGLSLYRKDPSSLSIRPPDYAPNTGVLAITDEVSEDQDSYCWGACDYKKVKTLPFPQNKILSVVHSSDIRDPTITKVWFLPVVGEPLSAHRYYIIRAKGHHKGKACTSSKKADICSCCCYTDFINDIKPRPFDYRDIYQQFEIRRYHGGGFYAKSVAYDGVPPRFLRKKGWEVRVHRSIRGNIQDALGLDESVQASLPPPPSYPLPPQNQHAAVVVGRWYCPFLFLREEAKLWRHMKKSMFYEITLEQYWEEIYSRANKGEEEDETIVIDALVKREEALLYGTEAMIEVKPVPGFVCFTVPNDSGNGNKVRLGMGLAVFEAMRGIQVERGWMEEQEHDVRVERVEESGRRRRENMKWKRFGCYVLVESFLVRRIDGILIMKYNFKHTHKIQCKWD, from the exons ATGTATGTTACAAGGGGTCTGTCATTGTACAGGAAAGACCCAAGTTCCTTATCAATTAGGCCACCAGATTATGCGCCGAATACCGGGGTGTTAGCTATAACTGATGAAGTATCAGAAGATCAGGATAGTTACTGTTGGGGTGCTTGTGATTATAAGAAGGTTAAGACTTTACCCTTCCCTCAGAACAAAATCCTGTCTGTCGTTCATTCGTCAGACATCAGAGATCCTACTATTACTAAGGTTTGGTTTCTCCCTGTTGTTGGTGAGCCGCTATCTGCTCATAGGTACTATATCATCCGCGCCAAAGGCCATCACAAAGG GAAAGCATGTACAAGTTCAAAAAAGGCAGACATATGTTCATGCTGCTGCTACACAGACTTTATAAATGACATAAAACCAAGGCCATTTGATTATAGAGACATCTACCAACAGTTTGAGATACGCCGCTACCATGGTGGTGGCTTCTATGCAAAGTCTGTCGCTTATGACGGTGTTCCTCCAAGGTTCTTACGTAAGAAAGGGTGGGAGGTACGAGTTCATCGTTCCATTCGAGGAAATATACAAGACGCGTTAGGCCTTGATGAGTCTGTCCAAGCATCTCTTCCTCCACCTCCATCTTATCCTCTACCACCTCAGAATCAACatgctgctgttgttgtgggACGATGGTATTGCCCTTTCTTGTTCCTCAG GGAAGAGGCAAAGTTGTGGCGACACATGAAGAAGTCGATGTTCTATGAGATCACCCTGGAGCAATATTGGGAAGAGATTTACTCGCGAGCAAATAAGggggaagaagaagatgaaacgATTGTCATAGACGCGTTGGTAAAAAGAGAAGAGGCATTATTGTATGGTACTGAAGCCATGATAGAAGTGAAACCTGTACCAGGATTTGTGTGTTTCACAGTGCCTAATGATTCAGGGAATGGAAATAAGGTGAGGTTGGGGATGGGGTTAGCAGTATTCGAGGCCATGAGAGGAATACAAGTCGAAAGAGGATGGATGGAAGAACAAGAACATGATGTGAGAGTGGAGAGAGTTGAAGAGAGTGGAAGGAGGAGAAGAGAGAATATGAAATGGAAAAGATTTGGGTGTTATGTTTTGGTTGAGAGCTTCTTGGTTAGGAGGATTGATGGGATTTTGATTATGAAGTACAACTTCAAGCATACTCATAAGATCCAATGTAAATGGGATTGA
- the LOC110786802 gene encoding glucan endo-1,3-beta-D-glucosidase 1-like codes for MKSNSDQPSFIHPYLIKLSPTSSLSLSYPSLSSTSSSISHSFSPDFTISTPQHSRHLISSFNDLTVTVDFLSSAFRFVLARGCPYVTLEVSRPLPLCFSTKVVIKSITSSSTQTKNKIELANKQVWVVYSSSELTLQKKDDNHVISSKPYSGVVRISIIPTENSNKGEEVLDLYSTCYPTNGEAVFATPFRLDYKWEKKGWGDNLLMLAHPLHLKLISVYNSGIKVLDDFRYKSIDGDLVAVIGNQWSLRVDHVPISWHSKRGISEENYPEIASAIWKDVGELYSKPISTTHSYHYAMQIYRVARLGLIAEEINCMDVIPAIREFLKGSIEPWLDGSFEKNGFLYDEKWGGIVCKPGSTDPGADYGFGLFNNHHFTLGYFVFCIAVLAKFDHEWGKKFKGHAYAIVASYINLGKKAKKEKSKYAKLRAFDAYKLHSWTNLLHDEHPRNSENPSSSINAYYSASLLGNVYGDNRSRLRLLRHGGMSRKVGCMKGSSVRRIK; via the coding sequence ATGAAATCTAACAGTGATCAACCCTCTTTCATCCACCCATACCTAATCAAACTCTCTCCCAcctcctcactttctctctcttacccATCTCTTTCCTCAACTTCCTCTTCTATCTCTCACTCATTCTCCCCTGATTTCACCATCTCCACTCCTCAACATTCCCGCCATTTAATCTCCTCCTTCAATGACCTCACTGTAACCGTCGATTTCTTGTCTTCCGCTTTTCGCTTTGTATTAGCTAGAGGGTGCCCTTATGTCACTCTCGAAGTCTCTAGACCTTTACCTCTCTGTTTCTCCACCAAGGTGGTTATCAAATCAATCACCTCTTCGTCGACTCAAACGAAGAACAAGATCGAGCTCGCAAACAAACAAGTATGGGTTGTTTACTCGTCTTCTGAACTAACCCTGCAGAAAAAGGATGACAATCATGTCATTAGCTCGAAACCCTATTCTGGGGTTGTTAGAATTTCAATCATACCCACCGAGAATTCGAACAAAGGCGAAGAAGTTCTGGATTTGTACAGCACTTGTTACCCAACAAATGGGGAAGCAGTTTTTGCAACCCCGTTTCGGTTGGATTATAAATGGGAGAAGAAAGGGTGGGGAGATAATTTGTTAATGCTAGCACATCCTTTGCATCTTAAGCTAATCTCAGTTTACAATTCTGGGATTAAAGTTCTTGATGATTTTAGGTATAAATCAATTGATGGGGATTTAGTTGCTGTGATTGGAAACCAATGGAGTTTGAGGGTTGATCATGTTCCAATTTCGTGGCACTCGAAACGAGGAATTTCCGAAGAGAATTACCCGGAAATTGCGAGTGCAATTTGGAAAGATGTTGGTGAACTGTattcaaaaccaatttcaacaaCCCATTCTTATCATTATGCAATGCAGATTTATAGGGTTGCTAGATTGGGTTTAATTGCTGAGGAAATTAATTGCATGGATGTAATCCCTGCAATTAGGGAGTTTTTAAAGGGTAGTATTGAGCCATGGTTAGATGGTAGTTTTGAGAAAAATGGGTTTCTGTACGATGAGAAGTGGGGTGGAATTGTTTGTAAACCGGGTTCGACAGACCCGGGAGCCGATTATGGATTCGGTTTGTTCAATAACCATCATTTTACATTGGGTTATTTTGTGTTTTGTATAGCTGTGTTGGCAAAATTTGATCATGAATGGGGAAAGAAGTTCAAGGGTCATGCATATGCAATTGTAGCATCTTATATAAACTTGGGTAAAAAAGCGAAAAAGGAGAAATCTAAGTATGCAAAACTTAGAGCATTTGATGCTTATAAGTTACATTCTTGGACGAATCTTTTACACGATGAACATCCCCGTAATTCGGAGAATCCGAGTTCTTCAATCAATGCATATTACTCAGCTTCCCTTCTGGGTAATGTGTATGGTGATAATCGTTCGAGATTGAGGCTGTTAAGACATGGTGGCATGTCAAGGAAGGTGGGGTGTATGAAGGGGAGTTCAGTAAGAAGAATAAAATGA
- the LOC110786841 gene encoding uncharacterized protein, whose translation MAPAENRKRRVAFVLTDGLGDVSIPKFGFKTPLQVARVPNLDAIASAGVNGLMDPVEPGLGCGSDTAHLSLLGYDPRVYYRGRGAFESMGAGLAMSPGDIAFKSNFATLDEKTGVVTSRRADRHFEEEGPILCASLDRMKLPSFPEYEVRVRYATEHRCGVVVKGPKLSGNISGTDPLKDNRLLLEAKPLDDTEEAKHTAVVVNEVSKEISRILISHPLNAKRLAEGKSIANVVLLRGCGIRIEVPPFVKQHNLRPCMVAPTKIIAGLGLSLGIDILEAPGATGDYRTLLTSKATAIARALSAPLNSCPNVFVPGGDEHKPGYSDGYDFGFLHIKAIDDAGHDKASVLKVKGLEAVDKAIRQLAKLLWQAESTGKFEYFLCVTGDHSTPVEYGDHSFEPVPFTLCRLRDFVGAIGGESILMETSLEPFPLPTVKAGEDLAEECLLCGDEVTKASVKAFCCDSVSELSEIAAARGCLGRFPGSEMMGIIKAFLKLKS comes from the exons ATGGCTCCAGCTGAAAATCGAAAGAGAAGAGTAGCATTTGTGCTGACTGATGGCTTAGGAGACGTGTCTATCCCAAAATTCGGGTTTAAGACACCGTTGCAAGTGGCTAGAGTGCCCAATCTGGACGCTATTGCTTCAGCTGGAGTAAATGGGCTCATGGATCCTGTTGAACCTGGTTTGGGTTGTGGGAGTGACACTGCCCATCTTTCTTTATTGGGATATGATCCAAGGGTATATTACCGTGGAAGAGGTGCATTTGAGTCAATGGGTGCCGGATTGGCTATGTCACCTGGGGATATTGCATTCAAG TCAAATTTTGCAACCTTGGATGAGAAAACAGGTGTCGTCACCAGTAGAAGGGCTGATAGGCATTTTGAAGAGGAGGGGCCTATCCTTTGTGCTTCCTTGGATAGGATGAAACTTCCATCCTTTCCCGAGTATGAAGTTAGGGTCAG GTATGCCACAGAGCACAGGTGTGGAGTGGTTGTGAAGGGACCTAAGTTAAGTGGGAATATTTCAGGAACTGACCCCTTGAAAGATAACCGCTTACTTCTAGAAGCCAAGCCCTTGGATGATACTGAAGAAGCGAAACACACAGCTGTAGTTGTGAATGAAGTATCTAAGGAGATTTCACGAATACTTATTTCACATCCGCTGAATGCTAAGAGATTAGCAGAGGGAAAGAGCATTGCTAATGTTGTCCTGTTGCGAGGTTGTGGTATCCGAATCGAG GTACCACCATTTGTAAAGCAGCACAACCTGCGACCGTGCATGGTTGCTCCCACTAAGATCATTGCTGGTCTAGGGTTGTCTCTTGGCATTGATATCCTTGAAGCTCCTGGGGCAACAGGAGACTATCGAACCCTGCTAACTTCCAAAGCCACTGCAATCGCCAGGGCTCTCTCAGCTCCTTTAAACTCTTGCCCAAATGTTTTTGTCCCTGGAGGGGATGAGCACAAACCTGGTTATTCAGATGGATACGATTTTGGGTTTCTGCATATTAAG GCAATAGATGATGCGGGCCATGATAAAGCAAGTGTTTTGAAAGTCAAAGGATTAGAAGCTGTTGATAAAGCAATAAGGCAGTTAGCTAAGCTCCTTTGGCAAGCTGAATCAACAGGAAAGTTTGAATACTTCCTTTGTGTAACCGGGGACCACTCTACACCAGTCGAATATGGGGACCACAGCTTTGAACCCGTTCCTTTCACATTGTGTCGATTGAGAGACTTTGTTGGTGCAATAGGTGGTGAATCAATCCTGATGGAAACTTCCCTCGAACCTTTCCCTCTTCCAACTGTGAAAGCAGGGGAGGATCTAGCAGAAGAGTGCCTCCTATGCGGTGATGAAGTAACAAAGGCCTCAGTGAAGGCTTTTTGTTGTGATTCGGTTTCTGAGTTGAGTGAGATTGCTGCAGCAAGGGGTTGTCTTGGCCGTTTTCCTGGGAGTGAGATGATGGGAATTATCAAAGCGTTTCTCAAACTGAAATCATAA
- the LOC130465620 gene encoding uncharacterized protein translates to MIGIGWEFKREDKLWFTSAGNKECRVGIQVIPIMPVLTEILFNDVGFVREVVDLARKEASDGWKGFVYALEAMYDNKNALEKIRNLKGFHEGNSLSNMLWFFKYKLLG, encoded by the exons ATGATTGGTATAGGTTGGGAATTCAAGAGAGAAGATAAGCTATGGTTCACTTCTGCTGGTAATAAGGAATGTAGGGTAGGGATTCAGGTTATCCCAATAATGCCTGTGTTAACAGAGATTTTGTTCAATGATGTTGGTTTTGTTAGGGAGGTTGTGGATTTGGCTAGAAAGGAAGCTAGTGATGGTTGGAAGGGGTTTGTTTATGCATTGGAAGCCATGTATGATAACAAGAATGCATTGGAGAAGATTAGGAATTTGAAAGGTTTTCATGAAGGAAACTCGCTTTCGAATATGCTGTG GTTTTTCAAGTATAAGTTGCTAGGATAG